One segment of Anomalospiza imberbis isolate Cuckoo-Finch-1a 21T00152 chromosome 2, ASM3175350v1, whole genome shotgun sequence DNA contains the following:
- the C2H12orf57 gene encoding protein C10: protein MAASAQPSVPPALSAEQAKAVLAEVIKAFGAPENAQRMEEARDNACNDMGKMLQFLLPVATQIQQDVIKAYGFSSDGEGVLKFARLIKSYESQDPEIASMSGKLKAMFLPPMTLPPHGVGTGGVAAS from the exons atGGCGGCCTCCGCGCAGCCCTCGGTGCCGCCGGCGCTGAGCGCGGAGCAGGCGAAGG CGGTGCTGGCGGAGGTGATCAAAGCGTTCGGGGCGCCCGAGAACGCGCAGCGCATGGAGGAGGCTCGGGACAACGCCTGCAACGACATGGGCAAGATGCTGCAGTTCCTCCTGCCCGTGGCCACCCAGATCCAGCAGGACGTGATCAAGGCCTACGGGTTCAGCAGCGACGGCGAAG GCGTCCTGAAGTTCGCCCGGCTGATCAAGTCCTACGAGTCGCAGGACCCGGAGATCGCCAGCATGTCCGGCAAGCTCAAGGCCATGTTCCTGCCGCCCATGACGCTGCCGCCGCACGGGGTCGGCACTGGTGGAGTTGCTGCTTCCTGA
- the ATN1 gene encoding LOW QUALITY PROTEIN: atrophin-1 (The sequence of the model RefSeq protein was modified relative to this genomic sequence to represent the inferred CDS: deleted 1 base in 1 codon) translates to MKTRQNKDSMSMRSGRKKETPGPREELRSRGRASPGGVSTSSSDGKAEKSRQATKKGRLEESCTPKSSKQGRTEEISESEGEDTNAPKKAKTEELPCPPSPSDVDSLDGHSFNDEMSSDPRDIDQDNRSTSPSVYSPGSVENDSDSSSVLSQGPSHSYHHPPLFPESPPVAPPPDSLARPPEPSFGLPGEAHPQGPPAGSYHSQLEGQASRIFQAQAPQTPASSSSSSSSSAVAAPSAPPSSSSSSSSSSSSSSHTPLYPTANVVQVGAKIASGVGGLPAPGAREQTLGAKHNPPPTTPISLASVGGGLPPQKTPPANPPAAPPASAPSFPHVSSNLPPPPALRPLNNAVAASSSPGMVGQALSGHLPSPHSMGQDKAPALAPSRYPYAPPPLPPSSSSAQYPQPSPGQPLPSYSASYGHSFPPPSGLSVSSQPPKYTQPSLPSQPVWSQGPPPYSRPLGSAGSHPAAPFPGQSPHHQQPPQQHHHGHGSSGGVSPAATAPPQPPGGYPHGLESSSHHPSHPTYGLRLYPPHSQAAYSQAPSATAAAAPSSSSSSSSSSSSSSSSAASSQGSYPSMCTHPPGQSPATYTFPPPPPPSPAHGAGPPVTSAATTLSTVIATMASPSSAPYKTASPPVPPSAVAPYGKRAASPVPTFQPPAPYKPGSPPTSSAAPFRAATPPGYRVASSPVAGGYKAPSPAPSAPPPMPGSMAAPAPPPPPLPLSAAQIKQEPSEEYEPPESPVPPARSPSPPPKVVDVPSHASQSARFNKHLDRGFNSCSRTDLYFVPLDGSKLAKKRADLVEKVRREAEQKAREEKEREREREREKEREREKERELERSVKMAQEGRPVECSSLGPVPHRPSFEQGSAVATVPPYLGPDTPALRTLSEYARPHVMSPSNRNHPFYVPLGAVDPGLLGYNVPAIYSSDPATRERELREREARERDLRDRDLRERLKPGFEVKPAELEQLHAVPAAAMDPFPRHGGLSLQTAPGLHPAFPFHPGLGHLERERLALAAGPTLRPDMSYAERLAAERQHAERVAALSNDPLARLQMLNVTPHHHQHSHIHSHLHLHQQDAIHAASASVHPLIDPLASGSHLTRIPYPAGTIPNPLLPHPLHENEVLRHQLFAAPYRDLPGSLSAPMSAAHQLQAMHAQSAELQRLALEQQQWLHAHHPLHGVPLPTQEDYYSHLKKESDKPL, encoded by the exons AAAGGCCGGTTGGAGGAATCCTGCACCCCCAAGAGCAGCAAGCAGGGCcgaacagaagagatctcagAGAGTGAGGGGGAGGACACCAATGCtcccaaaaaagccaaaactgag GAGTTGCCCTGTCCTCCATCCCCATCCGATGTTGACAGCCTTGATGGTCACAGCTTCAATGATGAGATGAGCAGCGACCCACGGGACATTGACCAGGATAACAGGAGCACCTCGCCCAGTGTCTACAGCCCTGGGAGCGTGGAGAACGACTCTGACTCCTCTTCTGTGCTGTCCCAGGGGCCGTCTCACTCCTACCACCACCCCCCACTCTTCCCCGAGAGCCCGCCGGTAGCTCCCCCTCCCGACAGCCTGGCCCGTCCACCAGAGCCCAGCTTTGGGCTCCCGGGCGAGGCgcacccccagggacccccagcagGAAGTTACCATTCCCAGCTGGAGGGCCAGGCCTCACGCATTTTCCAGGCTCAAGCCCCACAGAcacctgcctcctcctcctcctcttcctcctcctctgctgttGCTGCCCCTTCCgctcccccttcctcctcctcatcctcttcctcttcctcctcctcttcctcccacactCCCCTTTATCCTACAGCCAATGTGGTCCAGGTTGGGGCCAAAATTGCCAGTGGAGTGGGGGGGCTCCCGGCACCAGGGGCTCGTGAGCAGACCCTCGGCGCCAAGCACAATCCACCACCTACCACCCCAATCTCACTGGCCTCAGTGGGAGGAGGGCTGCCCCCTCAAAAGACACCCCCAGCCAACCCCCCGGCTGCCCCCCCGGCCTCGGCCCCTTCCTTCCCCCACGTCTCCTCCAACCTGCCTCCTCCGCCGGCCCTGCGCCCCCTCAACAACGCAGTGGCCGcctccagctccccagggaTGGTGGGGCAGGCCCTGAGCGGCCACCTGCCCTCGCCCCACAGCATGGGGCAGGACAAGGCACCGGCCCTGGCCCCCTCCCGCTACCCCTACGCCCCACCACCACTGCCGccctccagctcctctgcccagtacccccagccctccccgggccagcccctgcccagctaCAGTGCTTCCTACGGGCACTCCTTCCCCCCGCCCAGCGGCCTCTCTGTCTCCAGCCAGCCCCCCAAGTACacccagccctccctgccctcgcAGCCCGTCTGGAGCCAGGGGCCACCCCCTTACAGCCGccccctgggcagtgctggctcccacccCGCTGCCCCTTTCCCCGGCCAGTCCCCCCATCACCAGCAgcctccccagcagcaccaccacgGTCACGGGAGCAGCGGGGGCGTctccccagcagccacagctcctccccagccccccggGGGCTACCCCCACGGCCTGGAGTCCAGCAGCCATCACCCTTCCCATCCCACCTATGGGCTGCGCCTCTACCCTCCACACAGCCAGGCTGCCTACAGCCAGGCTCCCTCCGCCACTGCGGCCGCTgccccctcttcctcctcctcgtcctcatcctcttcttcttcctcatcctcctctgctgcctcttCCCAGGGAAGCTACCCCAGCATGTGCACGCACCCACCGGGGCAGAGTCCTGCCACCTACACCTTCCCCCCGCCGCCa cccccctcccctgctcatGGGGCTGGCCCTCCAGtcacctctgctgccaccaccctctCCACCGTCATTGCCACCATGGCCTCCCCCTCTTCAGCCCCCTACAAGACCGCCTCGCCCCCGGTACCCCCGTCAGCTGTGGCCCCATATGGGAAGCGGGCGgcctcccctgtccccaccttCCAGCCCCCGGCCCCCTACAAGCCGGGCTCGCCCCCCACTTCCTCGGCTGCCCCTTTCCGTGCAGCCACCCCTCCTGGCTACCGGGTGGCCTCTTCCCCTGTGGCGGGGGGCTACAAAGCCCCCTCACCCGCCCCCTCTGCCCCGCCACCCATGCCAGGCAGCAtggctgccccggccccgccgccgcccccacTCCCCCTCAGCGCTGCTCAGATCAAGCAGGAGCCGTCAGAGGAGTACGAGCCCCCGGAGAGCCCCGTGCCACCTGCTCGCAGCCCCTCGCCACCCCCTAAGGTGGTGGATGTGCCGAGCCATGCCAGCCAGTCAGCCAG ATTCAACAAACACCTGGACCGTGGCTTCAACTCCTGCTCCCGCACAGACCTGTACTTTGTGCCCCTTGATGGCTCCAAGCTGGCCAAGAAAAGAGCAGACTTGGTGGAGAAAGTGCGTCGAGAGGCTGAGCAGAAGGCCCGTGAAGAAAAGGAGCGGGAACGAGAACGGGAGCGGGAGaaggagcgggagcgggagaAGGAACGGGAGCTGGAGAGGAGTGTG AAGATGGCCCAGGAGGGCCGTCCGGTCGAGTGCTCGTCCCTCGGGCCGGTTCCCCACCGCCCCTCCTTCGAGCAGGGCAGTGCCGTAGCGACTGTTCCCCCATACCTGGGCCCTGACACACCAGCTCTGCGCACCCTTAGCGAGTACGCCCGGCCCCACGTCATGTCCCCCAGCAACCGCAACCACCCTTTCTACGTGCCCCTGGGCGCCGTCGACCCGGGCCTGCTGGGCTACAATGTGCCAGCCATCTACAGCAGCGATCCAGCCACGCGGGAGCGCGAGCTGCGGGAGCGGGAAGCCCGCGAACGAGACCTGAGGGACCGGGACCTGCGTGAACGTCTCAAGCCTGGCTTTGAAGTCAAACCGGCCGAGTTGGAGCAGCTCCATGCCGTACCAGCTGCTGCCATGGATCCGTTCCCACGCCACGGCGGGCTGAGTCTGCAGACGGCCCCCGGCCTTCATCCCGCTTTTCCCTTCCACCCAGGGCTGGGCCACTTGGAGCGGGAGAGGCTGGCGCTGGCAGCTGGCCCGACCCTTCGTCCCGACATGTCCTACGCCGAGCGCTTGGCGGCTGAACGCCAGCACGCTGAGCGGGTGGCCGCTCTCAGCAATGACCCTCTGGCCCGGCTGCAGATGCTCAATGTGACACCTCATCATCATCAGCATTCCCACATCCACTCCCACCTCCATCTCCACCAGCAGGATGCCATACATGCAG CCTCAGCCTCCGTTCACCCTCTAATCGACCCCCTCGCCTCCGGATCACACCTCACCCGGATACCGTACCCAGCTGGAACCATCCCCAAccctctcctgcctcacccTCTACATGAGAATGAAGTGCTGCGCCACCAGCTCTTCG CCGCACCCTACAGGGACCTGCCGGGCTCCCTCTCGGCGCCCATGTCGGCGGCGCACCAGCTGCAGGCCATGCACGCGCAGTCGGCTGAGCTGCAGCGcctggctctggagcagcagcagtggctccACGCCCACCACCCTCTGCACGGCGTGCCGCTCCCCACGCAGGAGGACTACTACAG CCACCTGAAGAAGGAAAGTGACAAACCCCTTTAA